Within SAR324 cluster bacterium, the genomic segment TTGCGTCTTCGGAACCTTTGCCTGTTGTCACATCCAGGTCCGCAAGGCTTGAAAAACCACTGTCATTCGAAACTCCTATCGCCAGCTGATTCGTCGAAACATTCGGCAAACTCACACTGGCTATCTGACCCTGATTTGCTCCAATCTGAAACGATACTAATGGATTGCCCTGCGCATCAAGATTACTCCCGTCCAGTAAGTTCTTGCTACCAAACTGAGTATTGTTTGATATGCGATCAATCGCTTCCAAAGCATTCTCAATCTCTTTCTGAGAGGCATTGACCGAATTCTGGTCATTGATCCCAAGGTTGGCTGCAGACACCGCCCGCTGACGCATGTCTACCAACAGTTTCGACACTTCGTTGAGTGCTCCCTCTGCTGTCTGAACCAAAGAGATCGCTGCTTCGTTGTTGTCGGTGGCCTGCTGGATACTGCCAATTTGGGCTCGCATCCCTTCAGAAATAACCAGGGAAGCCGGACCATCAGCCCCACGGTTGATCTTCTGACCAGATGACAAGCGCTCAATCGATTTGGAGAGTTGCTTATCGTTGTTGATCAAATGCCTGTGGGCATTGAGGGACTCTACGTTATTATTGATTCGCAGACTCATACTAACTCCTTGTAGGTCTGTTGATTGCGATGACGGTCGTCTCTTCCATGAGACCACGCTACAGTCCAATCGAATGAACTGGTCGTCTGAAAATAC encodes:
- a CDS encoding flagellin encodes the protein MSLRINNNVESLNAHRHLINNDKQLSKSIERLSSGQKINRGADGPASLVISEGMRAQIGSIQQATDNNEAAISLVQTAEGALNEVSKLLVDMRQRAVSAANLGINDQNSVNASQKEIENALEAIDRISNNTQFGSKNLLDGSNLDAQGNPLVSFQIGANQGQIASVSLPNVSTNQLAIGVSNDSGFSSLADLDVTTGKGSEDAMGVIDKAIEEIAVARGDLGAFQKNTLESNLTSLRIASENMTAAESTIRDADMAVELAAFTRNQIMTQSATAQLAQANAMPKNVMALLASQ